From the genome of Nocardia sp. NBC_01503, one region includes:
- a CDS encoding alpha/beta hydrolase — MESAESPGSTERSDADPARPEPAPAPESASAVAPVEERELAAGAVSEPEPESTPVDERTPPVTILGLDFVGLVFALGFFAWSLSPSLLPRDWIFQGIVTGITSVTGYGVGVALAYPVRRWVAPRFSWWRMRYRVELAAEIIVAVLAVSTVISTLLAAANWQRDVDALMGMPPTVGIGYLRTGLIILAIFTLILLIARGLRRAAGALANVLSARLRVPMPVAHVLAPITVAVLLVVFVDKVLLAGSSDAARVVFAGQNNGTEHGVLQPVQPERSGSPASPARWDTLGLQGRTFVAGGIGSPRLSAINGAPAREPIRVYAGLESAPDLAARVRLIIEELDRTRAWDRKVLVVAGTTGTGWVNPAAAQSLELMYNGDSAIAALQYSYLPSWISFLVDRSAAASAGAALLDGIRQHWARLPADHRPRLIVYGESLGSQSAESAFDSLPDLRRQVDGALFVGPPNSNRMWREIEDRRDPGTHEVLPSYAGGLIVRFAAGKQDLGIPGPDSPNSATDPWSDPRVLYLQHASDPVVWWNPNLLFTRPNWLTEPPGRDRTPSMRWFPIITFWQVSADLVRAQSPPSGHGHNYEDLLPEAWAAVAAPPNWTAADTDRVARALTILREEK, encoded by the coding sequence ACGCGGATCCCGCACGTCCGGAGCCCGCGCCCGCACCGGAGTCGGCGTCCGCGGTCGCGCCGGTGGAGGAGCGCGAGTTGGCGGCGGGGGCGGTATCCGAGCCCGAGCCGGAGTCGACGCCGGTGGATGAGCGCACCCCACCCGTCACGATTCTCGGGTTGGATTTCGTGGGATTGGTATTCGCGCTGGGCTTCTTCGCCTGGAGCCTGAGCCCGTCACTCTTACCGCGAGACTGGATATTTCAGGGCATCGTCACCGGCATCACCAGCGTCACGGGTTACGGCGTCGGTGTGGCGCTGGCGTATCCGGTGCGGCGCTGGGTGGCTCCCAGATTCTCGTGGTGGCGCATGCGGTATCGCGTGGAGTTGGCGGCGGAGATCATCGTGGCCGTGCTCGCGGTCTCCACGGTGATCAGCACGCTGCTGGCGGCCGCGAACTGGCAGCGCGATGTCGATGCGCTGATGGGTATGCCCCCGACCGTCGGAATCGGCTATCTGCGTACCGGTTTGATAATCCTGGCCATCTTCACCCTCATTCTGCTGATCGCGCGTGGCCTGCGGCGGGCGGCCGGCGCGCTGGCGAATGTGCTCTCCGCGCGGCTGCGAGTTCCGATGCCGGTCGCCCATGTGCTCGCGCCGATCACGGTCGCGGTACTGCTGGTGGTCTTCGTCGACAAGGTGCTGCTGGCCGGTAGCTCCGATGCCGCGCGAGTGGTCTTCGCCGGGCAGAACAACGGCACCGAACACGGTGTCCTGCAACCCGTTCAGCCCGAGCGCTCGGGCAGCCCCGCCTCGCCCGCGCGCTGGGACACCCTGGGATTGCAGGGCCGTACCTTCGTCGCGGGCGGTATCGGCTCCCCTCGGCTATCCGCGATCAATGGCGCGCCCGCGCGCGAGCCGATCCGGGTCTATGCCGGACTGGAGTCGGCCCCGGATCTCGCGGCCCGGGTGCGATTGATCATCGAGGAGCTCGATCGCACCCGGGCCTGGGATCGCAAGGTGCTGGTCGTGGCGGGCACCACCGGCACCGGCTGGGTGAATCCGGCGGCCGCGCAATCGCTCGAGCTGATGTACAACGGCGACTCCGCGATTGCCGCACTCCAGTATTCGTATCTACCCAGCTGGATCTCATTCCTGGTCGATCGCTCCGCCGCCGCGTCCGCGGGCGCCGCGCTCCTCGACGGTATTCGCCAGCACTGGGCGCGATTGCCCGCGGACCATCGCCCGCGGCTGATCGTCTACGGCGAGAGCCTCGGATCGCAATCGGCGGAGAGCGCCTTCGATTCGCTGCCCGATCTGCGCCGCCAGGTGGACGGCGCGCTGTTCGTCGGCCCGCCGAACTCCAACCGCATGTGGCGTGAGATCGAGGACCGCCGCGACCCCGGCACCCACGAGGTCCTGCCCTCCTACGCCGGTGGTCTCATCGTGAGATTCGCGGCGGGGAAACAGGATCTCGGGATCCCCGGACCGGATTCGCCGAACTCGGCTACCGACCCCTGGAGCGATCCGCGCGTCCTCTACCTCCAGCACGCCTCCGATCCGGTCGTCTGGTGGAACCCCAATCTGCTGTTCACCCGCCCGAATTGGCTCACCGAGCCCCCGGGTCGCGATCGCACACCCTCCATGCGCTGGTTCCCGATCATCACCTTCTGGCAGGTGAGCGCGGATCTCGTGCGCGCCCAGTCACCGCCGTCCGGCCACGGTCACAACTATGAGGACCTGCTTCCGGAGGCCTGGGCGGCGGTCGCCGCGCCCCCGAATTGGACTGCGGCGGATACCGATCGCGTTGCCCGCGCATTGACAATCCTGCGCGAGGAGAAGTGA